DNA sequence from the Prolixibacter sp. SD074 genome:
AATGGGCCGCTGTGTTCGGCAGCCCAATACATCAGGCAATCCTGGTTATTGCAGTGTTTTCCGTTAGTTACATCCTGGTGGTTTACAACCATGTTTGTACCGTTATTGACCAGCCCGAGGATATGGCCGAACTCATGTTCCGTGACTGTTGTCTCCAGTACCGTCGTGGACGGTTGCCCACGTTCCCCGCTGAATTCCCCGATCGTTTTTTCGAAAATAACCATGGAGGTGGGGCCATACGCAATGCCAAGCACTTTTGAGTCGCCCTCGTTTTCAGCGTAATCCGCATCGGCAAAGAAAAACCATGCTGTCAGTTTTTTTTCTTCCGGATCAGGGAAGAGCGTACGGTATTCCTGTTCAATTTTTTTTATATCATCGAGGGAATACGCGACTTTACCCGGCGAGGGAATAGAAGCGGGTACCAACTCGATCCCACCGTTCTTGTTCAACCGGGATTCCAGAAATGCTTTGAGATTGTTAAGTGCCTCTCCTGTTGGCTCAAATCCCTGCACACTGGCTATCTCCACGATTAACCGGTCGTAATTTTCTCCCGAAAGAAAATCATTGGGTTTTATCACAACTTCTTTCGGTATCTGATCATCCGGGTCGGGTAATGAAGAATGATCCTGTTCGCACCGCGAAAAAAGGGCAATTCCAATTGCCAGCAACAAAAAGAATTTGAATAACTGCTTCATTTTTTCGTATTATTCTTGCCGCTAACCAGCAACAAATTCATTTCAAAGTAAAAAAAACAAAACGTAGAAGATAAATTTTTTAAACCAAAGCAACTATAATTTCAACCAACAACCTGTATTGTTCAATTGTTATTGGTTAAAACGGTCGGTTGTTTGTTGAATTCATTCTGTCGTTCGATGAATAAAATTCTTACGATAAACCGATTTGAATTATTTTTAAGCCGTAAAAAAAACAATAGTTATGGGAAGAATTATTTTTAGTGGTATTTTTTTTTAATCTTTCTTGCACAGGGTGCTTTTGCACAGAATTTCGGGATGCAACGTACACCCGAAGAACGCGCCCAAATGCAAACGGAAAGATCTGCGAATAAAAGCGATGGAAATGGCCAAAGAACGAAAGGAACAGGGTGGGATTGAACAATTTAACAAATATCTAAAAAAATAGAAATCATGAAAGCAAAACAAGTTGTATTTATTTTAATGGTCATTCTGCTGGGTGTAGCTTCAAATTCGTATGCACAACGAAGGGTAATCAAAACACCCCGACGGACGGTGGTGCAAGGGCCACGCGGAACGGTGGTTTACCGGAAAAAACCGGTGGTCCGGACTGTAAGGCGCCTGCCACGGCGCGCTGTTGTTATCCGTTACCGTAACGTTCCTTACTACTATCATGGTGGGATGTTTTATGTGTCCCGTAATGGGGTTTATGTCCGCTCGGTTCCGCCCGTGGGCATCCGGGTTGCAGCATTGCCTGCCGGATATGTGCGGGTTGTTGTCGGGCCGCGCGTTTTCTTTTATGCCGGGGGGATATTTTATATCCTGGATGAAGCCAGCCGGGAATATGCCGTTGCTGACCCGCCCGTTGGTGCAGTTGTAAGCCAACTGCCATCCGATGCTGCCGAAATAGAAATCGACGGTAAACCTTTCATGGAATACAACGATATCATTTACAAGCAGGTAACTATTGAAAAAACGGGTTACGAAGTGGTGGGGAAACTTGATGAATGAAAGATCTATGAGTGCAGTCTAAAAAGCCTTAGAACTGCTGATTGTTACCATTTTTACCCCTAACCCCTAAAGGGGAATTGCTAAAAATCAGCAGTTTGAAAAAGTCCCCTTTAGAAGGGGTCATAAGGCTTTTTAGACCAGACTCATCTATTATTAATGGGATGATTGAGATAAAATCATTTTGAAGATCCGGAAAAATACGATGGAGCAAATAAAGGGTTTATTTACTACAACCAGATTAACCCGCAGGGAGAATTTGAAATCTGGCGGTTTGCAACGGGTATTCCAACGGGAACAACAAAATCAGCCGGCAGCTATAACAGGGTAGCGTACATGCATAATAAAAATGTTTCATCGCAAACGAAATAATTATAATAAAAGCAATGGATTATGAGTAAATACCTTATCAGTCTTTTTTTTATCCCCCTTATAGCATCAGGCATTTAGTATCACTTACCTCCGGGCTCTCACAGGATGTTTACTATATACAGGGAGAGGATCCTTTGGCGCCTGACATCTATGATTACGCGGTCAACAATCTGTCTCTTAATTTTTATCCCGGAACGACATTCCAGTACGGGCCAAGTCATTTTTATGTTTTTGGTGAATTGTTGAAACGAAAACTGAAACAGTCCGGGATTAACGAGAATCCACTCGAATATCTGGATGAAAAAATAGTTCAAAAAATAGGGTTTCACTATGAGAAATGGATATATGACGATGCCGGAAATCCCCACATCCCTAACGGATGCTATACTACACCTATGAAGATATAATAGGGTGTCTGGGTGCCGGGAAAAACAGGATGTATATTATTCCCTCACTCAATGCAGTTATTGTTCGGCAGGCCATAGAGGATACCGGTGATTTTAATGATAATGATTTTCTGAAATTATTACTACCGGGCGAAAATTAAAGAACGCCAAAAAAGATTCAAAAAGCATACCGTAAACCCAATCCAAACCTGGCTGCATTAAAATCTGTCCCATGGGTTACCACAAAGGCAGGCCGCCAGTCAAAGGTGAAATTCAACGGCACGTTCTTTATCTTGTAATCCAAACCACCTACAGGACGCAACAAAAAATCGGTAGCGTCGTTGCCAAACGCGAAACCAGGGCCAAAGCCGAAGAACCATTTTAACCCGGGGGCATTGGGGATATCCCCGTGATACTGGTACTCTACTTCAAGCAAAGTAAAACCATCGCCAAAAAGCAATTGTGCTTCTCCGGCGTTGGTTGCATCAAAAAAATGCTTGAAGGTGAAACCGGCAAACGTGCCGTATTTACTGCCAAACTCGATGCGCATGCCCGCTGCATCGTTGTATGACGAACCTGACCCGCTTTGCGCCAACATATTTTCAGGCATAATAAACAGCAAGGCGAACGTTAACCCAAGAGAGAGTATAAACTTTTTCTTCATAACATGTAAATTTTATTTCGTGAAACATTTTTTTTCAATTTATTAAACGGCGCTTTTCTGAAAATGTTTGATGGGAAAAGTTAAATTCCGGTTAAAATCCCGCATAAATTTTAACCGGATTGTATTTTTCTGCTAACAGCAGGATAACGTTTAAATAAAATTAAAGAAACTTATCTACCGGAAATTTTGAATGCTGAATGATGACACGTGAGGACAACGAACTGTTCGATCAGATAAAAAAGGGCAACCTCAAAGCGTTTTCGGTTTTGTTTGAGCTGTATTACCAGCCACTTTGCGGTTTTGCTTTTGTGTTTGTTCCGGAAAAAGAAGTTGCGGAAGAACTCGCGGCCAATGTTTTTATCAACCTGTGGAAAAATAAAAAGCATATCGCTGTAAGGAGCAGCCTGAAGGCCTATTTGTTCAGCGCGGCAAAAAACCAGGCCTTTTCGCATTTACGGAAACAAAAAACAGTTTTGCTCCCCATCGAACAATTTTTTGGCCTTCCGGCCCGGAAAGACACCATCCCCGAAACCATCTGTATCGAGAATGAATTAAAAACCGAATTTGAGCGGATTTTCCGGAAACTGCCGCCACGCGCCAAACTTGCCTTTAACTGCACCGTTTTGACAATCTAAAATATGCAGAAATTGCAGAGATAATGGAAAATTAGCTACCTGCTGTCGAAAAAAATATAACCACAGCCTTAAAAATACGTCACAAAGAGTTGCAAAGCGCCCTCCATATTCATTAACCGTTTTTCTACATTTTATTAATCGTTTGTTAATCGGGAGAAATCAAAAAAATGCGTCAGTATTTTAAACGCATTTGAATGACGGAAACTGGAAAAATACAAATGATTTTAAGGGAGCTCAATGGAGAATAGATAAAACGGACGAAGATGTGCCAGTTGTTTTGGTCCAACTTGTGCCACCGAAAGAAAGAAGAATGATTTTCTGGAATTA
Encoded proteins:
- a CDS encoding DUF6515 family protein, producing the protein MKAKQVVFILMVILLGVASNSYAQRRVIKTPRRTVVQGPRGTVVYRKKPVVRTVRRLPRRAVVIRYRNVPYYYHGGMFYVSRNGVYVRSVPPVGIRVAALPAGYVRVVVGPRVFFYAGGIFYILDEASREYAVADPPVGAVVSQLPSDAAEIEIDGKPFMEYNDIIYKQVTIEKTGYEVVGKLDE
- a CDS encoding RNA polymerase sigma factor, translated to MMTREDNELFDQIKKGNLKAFSVLFELYYQPLCGFAFVFVPEKEVAEELAANVFINLWKNKKHIAVRSSLKAYLFSAAKNQAFSHLRKQKTVLLPIEQFFGLPARKDTIPETICIENELKTEFERIFRKLPPRAKLAFNCTVLTI
- a CDS encoding peptidase, whose translation is MKQLFKFFLLLAIGIALFSRCEQDHSSLPDPDDQIPKEVVIKPNDFLSGENYDRLIVEIASVQGFEPTGEALNNLKAFLESRLNKNGGIELVPASIPSPGKVAYSLDDIKKIEQEYRTLFPDPEEKKLTAWFFFADADYAENEGDSKVLGIAYGPTSMVIFEKTIGEFSGERGQPSTTVLETTVTEHEFGHILGLVNNGTNMVVNHQDVTNGKHCNNQDCLMYWAAEHSGPFINLLTGGIIPSLDQNCLNDLKNNGGK